A single region of the Pseudomonas granadensis genome encodes:
- a CDS encoding YciI family protein: MRFMILVKASADSEAGVMPSEELLTAMGNFNEELAQAGVLVSADGLHPSNKGARVRFSGDKRSVIDGPFIETKELIAGYWVWEVKSKEEAIEWVKRCPNPMPGTEAEIEIRQIFTAEDFGAEFTPEARAQEEHIREHAKKNG; encoded by the coding sequence ATGCGTTTCATGATTCTTGTCAAAGCCAGCGCCGATTCGGAAGCCGGTGTCATGCCCAGCGAAGAACTGCTAACCGCCATGGGCAATTTCAACGAAGAACTGGCGCAGGCCGGCGTTCTGGTCAGCGCCGATGGGCTGCATCCGAGCAACAAGGGCGCACGGGTCAGATTTTCCGGGGACAAGCGCAGCGTAATCGACGGCCCGTTCATCGAAACCAAAGAGCTGATCGCCGGCTACTGGGTCTGGGAAGTCAAATCGAAGGAAGAAGCCATCGAGTGGGTCAAGCGCTGCCCCAATCCAATGCCTGGGACCGAGGCCGAAATCGAGATCCGCCAGATATTTACCGCGGAAGACTTCGGCGCCGAGTTCACGCCCGAGGCGCGAGCGCAGGAAGAGCACATTCGCGAACATGCCAAGAAAAACGGCTAA
- the tpx gene encoding thiol peroxidase, which yields MAQVTLKGNPVQVNGQLPQAGSKAPAFSLVAGDLSDVTLKDFAGKRKVLNIFPSVDTPTCATSVRKFNAQANELANTVVLCISADLPFAQARFCGAEGLENVKNLSTLRGAEFIENYGVAIADGPLKGLTARAVVVLDENDNVLHSELVKEIAEEPNYEAALSVLK from the coding sequence ATGGCTCAAGTCACCCTTAAAGGCAATCCGGTTCAAGTCAACGGCCAGTTGCCACAAGCCGGTTCCAAGGCGCCAGCCTTTTCTCTGGTTGCCGGCGACCTGTCTGACGTCACCCTGAAAGACTTTGCCGGCAAGCGCAAAGTGCTGAACATCTTCCCAAGCGTCGACACCCCGACCTGCGCCACCTCCGTGCGCAAGTTCAACGCTCAGGCCAACGAACTGGCCAACACCGTGGTCCTGTGCATTTCCGCCGACCTGCCATTCGCCCAGGCGCGTTTCTGCGGTGCCGAAGGTCTGGAAAACGTCAAGAACCTGTCGACCCTGCGCGGTGCCGAATTCATCGAAAACTACGGCGTGGCCATCGCTGACGGCCCGCTGAAAGGCCTGACCGCCCGTGCCGTGGTCGTACTGGACGAGAACGACAACGTTCTGCACAGCGAACTGGTCAAGGAAATCGCTGAAGAGCCAAACTACGAAGCGGCACTGTCCGTTCTCAAGTAA
- a CDS encoding MdtA/MuxA family multidrug efflux RND transporter periplasmic adaptor subunit, with amino-acid sequence MVNHSMQSSSRKSRRWLISLLVLLVIAVLCWKFWPAGSAHKEGADKTAAGHAGRSGMMRPGFGGGTGPIPVRVAPAVTGDFPLYYKALGTVTALNTINVRSRVGGELMKINFEEGQMVKAGDVLAEIDPRPYQNALLQAEGTLLQNQAQLKNAQVDVERYRGLYKEDSIAKQTLDTAEALVGQYLGTVKTNQAAVNDAKLNLEFTRIRAPIAGRVGLRQVDVGNLVTANDTTALAVITQTQPISVAFTLPENSLDTVLARYRSGARLSAEAWDRGDSKLQATGVLQSLDNQIDVATGTLKFKARYDNRDQALFPNQFVNIHLLADTLKGVVLAPSAAIQFGTNGTFVYALDGDKKVTIRQLKIGASDGENTVVTEGLAAGDRVVLEGTDRLKEGSEVEVVNDSNEVPTTPTEHLQGKSAANAPDAAVTDKAKKGA; translated from the coding sequence ATGGTTAATCACTCCATGCAATCGTCCTCCCGCAAATCCCGTCGCTGGCTGATCAGCCTGCTTGTCCTGTTGGTGATCGCCGTCCTGTGCTGGAAATTCTGGCCCGCCGGTTCCGCCCACAAGGAGGGCGCGGACAAGACTGCGGCCGGGCACGCCGGGCGTTCGGGAATGATGCGGCCGGGCTTCGGCGGCGGCACCGGGCCGATTCCGGTGCGCGTGGCGCCGGCGGTCACCGGGGACTTCCCGCTGTATTACAAGGCGCTGGGCACCGTGACCGCGCTCAATACCATCAACGTGCGCAGCCGGGTCGGCGGCGAGCTGATGAAGATCAATTTCGAAGAAGGGCAAATGGTCAAGGCTGGCGATGTCCTGGCCGAGATCGATCCGCGTCCGTACCAGAACGCCTTGCTCCAGGCCGAGGGCACCTTGCTGCAGAACCAGGCGCAGTTGAAAAACGCGCAGGTCGACGTCGAGCGTTATCGCGGTTTGTATAAAGAAGACAGCATCGCCAAACAGACACTCGATACCGCCGAAGCACTGGTCGGCCAGTATCTGGGCACGGTCAAGACCAATCAGGCCGCAGTCAACGACGCCAAGCTCAACCTCGAATTCACCAGGATCCGCGCACCGATTGCCGGGCGCGTCGGCTTGCGTCAGGTCGACGTCGGTAACCTCGTCACCGCCAACGACACCACCGCGCTGGCGGTGATCACCCAGACGCAGCCGATCAGTGTGGCCTTCACCTTGCCGGAAAACAGCCTCGACACCGTACTCGCGCGCTATCGCAGCGGCGCCAGACTGTCGGCTGAGGCGTGGGATCGCGGCGACAGCAAACTGCAGGCCACCGGCGTACTGCAAAGCCTCGACAACCAGATCGACGTCGCCACCGGCACCCTGAAATTCAAGGCCCGTTACGATAACCGCGATCAGGCGCTGTTCCCCAATCAGTTCGTCAATATCCATTTGCTCGCGGACACGCTGAAGGGCGTGGTGCTGGCGCCATCCGCAGCGATTCAGTTCGGCACCAACGGCACCTTCGTCTATGCGCTGGACGGCGACAAGAAAGTCACCATCCGCCAGTTGAAGATCGGCGCCAGTGATGGCGAGAACACCGTTGTCACCGAAGGCCTGGCTGCCGGCGACCGGGTAGTGCTGGAAGGCACCGACCGCCTCAAGGAAGGCAGTGAAGTCGAAGTGGTCAACGACAGTAATGAGGTGCCGACCACGCCGACCGAACACCTGCAAGGCAAATCCGCCGCCAATGCGCCGGACGCCGCCGTGACTGACAAGGCCAAGAAGGGCGCATGA
- a CDS encoding DUF6124 family protein produces the protein MKKPTPNPPESDADTTSPCTSVDSKKLHEAADRALDYYLNPAARIMCSANEPEPMYLANPRYNTESLLANASETLGSASEMLINFAASLETSQRKTALGIAQVVMLGELAVNQALDHVELKD, from the coding sequence ATGAAAAAGCCAACACCCAATCCGCCAGAATCAGACGCCGACACCACATCCCCCTGCACGTCAGTCGACAGTAAAAAACTCCACGAAGCCGCCGACCGCGCCCTCGACTACTACCTCAATCCTGCCGCCCGCATTATGTGCAGCGCCAACGAGCCGGAACCCATGTACCTCGCCAACCCCAGGTACAACACCGAATCTCTGCTCGCCAACGCTAGTGAAACCCTCGGCTCTGCCAGCGAAATGCTCATCAACTTCGCCGCCTCGCTGGAAACCTCTCAGCGCAAGACCGCACTGGGCATCGCACAGGTCGTCATGCTAGGCGAGTTAGCGGTAAATCAAGCGCTTGATCACGTCGAACTGAAGGACTGA
- a CDS encoding efflux transporter outer membrane subunit, with protein sequence MTDHSLFNFATARGSRLLSLSLCVALLSACAVGPDYQRPQTAEIAQYKEAEGWTQANPSDALARGAWWELYGDQQLNGLIEKLNSSNQTVAQSEAQYRQAQALVRSARGAFYPSVDLSLGKTRSSQGTGSSSSSLSSSSSGIRDTYNAELGVSWEADVWGKLRRGLEADEASAQASFADLAAMRLSQQSELVQNYLQLRVIDQQKRLLEATVAAYQRSLQMTQNQYRAGVSGRDAVAQAQTQLKSTQADLVDLIWQRAQFENAIAVLTGQAPADFSIAEVQTIPKLPQVPVSLPSQLLERRPDIASAERSVIAANANIGVAKAAYYPDLTLSLSGGYSSSTSQNLISLPNRFWSVGPKLALPLFDGGQRSAEVDRTEAVYDQTVAQYRQTVLDGFREVENYLVQLKVYEEEAAVRQEALDAARDSLRLTENQYKAGLIAYIDVVVVQATALSNERSVLNILQSRLIASVQLIAALGGGWDGQLEVSDTQ encoded by the coding sequence ATGACTGACCATTCGCTTTTCAATTTCGCCACCGCACGGGGTTCGCGCTTGCTGAGCCTGTCGCTGTGCGTGGCGCTGCTCAGTGCCTGCGCTGTCGGCCCGGATTATCAACGCCCGCAGACGGCTGAAATCGCTCAGTACAAGGAAGCCGAAGGCTGGACCCAGGCTAACCCGAGCGATGCGCTGGCCCGGGGCGCCTGGTGGGAGTTGTATGGCGATCAGCAGCTCAACGGGCTGATCGAGAAACTCAACAGCTCCAACCAGACCGTCGCCCAGTCAGAAGCCCAGTATCGCCAGGCCCAGGCCTTGGTGCGCAGCGCGCGCGGGGCGTTTTACCCCAGCGTCGACCTGAGCCTGGGCAAGACTCGCTCCAGCCAGGGCACCGGCAGCAGCAGTTCGAGCCTGAGCAGTTCTTCCAGTGGCATTCGCGATACTTACAATGCTGAGCTGGGCGTCAGTTGGGAAGCTGACGTCTGGGGCAAACTGCGCCGCGGCCTCGAAGCCGACGAGGCCAGCGCCCAGGCCAGTTTTGCCGATCTGGCGGCGATGCGTCTGAGCCAGCAGTCGGAACTGGTGCAGAATTACCTGCAACTGCGGGTCATCGATCAGCAGAAACGTTTGCTCGAAGCGACCGTTGCGGCTTATCAGCGATCGTTGCAGATGACCCAGAACCAGTACCGCGCCGGGGTTTCCGGGCGTGATGCGGTCGCACAGGCGCAGACCCAGCTGAAAAGCACCCAGGCCGATCTGGTCGACCTGATCTGGCAGCGTGCGCAATTCGAGAACGCCATTGCCGTGCTCACCGGGCAAGCGCCGGCGGACTTCAGCATTGCTGAAGTGCAGACCATCCCGAAACTGCCGCAGGTGCCGGTGAGTCTGCCGTCGCAATTGCTGGAACGGCGTCCGGACATTGCTTCGGCGGAGCGTTCGGTGATTGCCGCCAACGCCAATATCGGCGTGGCGAAAGCCGCGTACTACCCGGACCTGACCCTGAGTTTGAGTGGCGGCTATAGCAGCAGTACTTCGCAGAACCTGATCAGCCTGCCGAATCGTTTCTGGTCGGTGGGACCGAAACTGGCGTTGCCGTTGTTCGACGGCGGCCAGCGCTCGGCGGAAGTCGACCGCACCGAAGCGGTATACGACCAGACCGTGGCCCAATACCGGCAGACCGTTCTCGATGGTTTCCGCGAAGTGGAAAACTATCTGGTGCAGCTCAAGGTGTATGAAGAAGAAGCCGCGGTGCGCCAGGAAGCGCTCGACGCGGCGCGCGATTCCTTGCGCCTGACCGAAAACCAGTACAAGGCCGGGTTGATTGCCTATATCGACGTGGTCGTGGTGCAAGCCACGGCACTGAGCAACGAGCGCAGTGTGCT
- a CDS encoding efflux RND transporter permease subunit: protein MNLSGPFIKRPVATMLLSLAIMLLGGVSFGLLPVSPLPQMDFPVIVVQASLPGASPEVMASTVATPLERSFGAIAGVNTMSSRSSQGSTRVILQFDLDRDINGAAREVQAAINASRNLLPSGMRSMPTYKKVNPSQAPIMVLSLTSDVLEKGQLYDLASTILSQSLSQVQGVGEVQIGGSSLPAVRIELEPQALNQYGVALDDVRKTIAEANVRRPKGSVEDGQRLWQIQANDQLEKAKDYESLIIHYADGAALRLKDVAKVSDGVEDRYNSGFFNDDAAVLLVINRQAGANIIETVNEIKAQLPALQAVLPASVKLNLAMDRSPVIKATLHEAEMTLLIAVALVIVVVFLFLGNFRASLIPSLAVPVSLVGTFAVMYLYGFSLNNLSLMALILATGLVVDDAIVVLENISRHIDEGVKPMQAAYLGAKEVGFTLLSMNVSLVAVFLSILFMGGIVESLFREFSITLAAAIIVSLVVSLTLTPMLCARWLKPHTPGQENRLQRWSQRTNDWMVDKYASSLDWVLRHRRLTLLSLLITVAVNVALYVVVPKTFMPQQDTGQLIGFVRGDDGLSFSVMQPKMEIFRRAVLKDAAVESVAGFIGGSNGTNNAFMLVRLKPIKDRQLNAQKVIERLRKEMPKVPGAQLMLMADQDLQFGGGREQTTSQYSYILQSGDLGELRKWYPKVVTALRALPELTAIDAREGAGAQQVTLIVDRDQAKRLGVDMDMVTAVLNNAYSQRQISTIYDSLNQYQVVMEVNPKYAQDPVTLKQVQVITADGARVPLSTFAHYENSLEDDRVSHEGQFASESIAFDMAEGVTVEQGSAAIERAIAKVGLPEDVIAKMAGTADAFAATQKSQPFMILGALLAVYLVLGVLYESYIHPLTILSTLPSAGVGALLSIYVLGSEFSLISLLGLFLLIGVVKKNAILMIDLALQLERHQGLSPLESIRSACLQRLRPILMTTLAAILGALPLLLGRAEGAEMRQPLGLTIIGGLVFSQILTLYTTPVVYLYLDKLRHRFNKWRGVRTDAALETPL, encoded by the coding sequence ATGAATCTCTCCGGTCCGTTCATCAAGCGCCCCGTGGCAACCATGCTGCTTTCGTTGGCCATCATGCTGCTCGGTGGCGTCAGTTTCGGTCTGCTGCCGGTATCGCCGCTGCCGCAGATGGATTTCCCGGTGATTGTCGTGCAGGCGAGCCTGCCCGGTGCCAGCCCGGAAGTGATGGCGTCGACGGTGGCGACGCCGCTGGAGCGTTCGTTCGGTGCGATTGCTGGCGTCAATACCATGAGCAGTCGCTCCAGTCAGGGCTCGACCCGGGTCATTCTGCAGTTTGACCTCGACCGCGACATCAATGGCGCTGCGCGGGAAGTGCAGGCGGCGATCAACGCGTCGCGCAATCTGCTGCCAAGCGGGATGCGCAGCATGCCGACCTATAAAAAGGTCAACCCGTCGCAGGCGCCGATCATGGTCTTGTCGCTGACATCGGACGTGCTGGAAAAAGGTCAGCTCTACGACCTCGCCTCGACCATCCTCTCGCAGAGCCTGTCCCAGGTGCAGGGCGTCGGTGAAGTGCAGATCGGTGGCAGTTCGCTGCCGGCAGTGCGCATCGAACTTGAGCCGCAGGCGCTGAACCAGTACGGCGTGGCGCTCGACGATGTGCGCAAGACCATCGCCGAAGCCAACGTGCGCCGGCCCAAAGGTTCGGTCGAGGACGGCCAGCGCCTGTGGCAGATCCAGGCCAATGACCAGTTGGAGAAGGCCAAGGACTACGAGTCGCTGATCATCCACTACGCCGACGGCGCGGCGCTGCGCCTCAAGGACGTGGCCAAGGTCAGTGATGGCGTCGAAGACCGTTACAACAGCGGTTTCTTCAACGATGACGCGGCGGTGCTGTTGGTGATCAACCGGCAGGCCGGCGCCAACATCATCGAGACCGTCAACGAGATCAAGGCGCAACTGCCGGCCTTGCAAGCGGTATTGCCGGCCAGCGTCAAGCTGAACCTGGCGATGGACCGCTCGCCGGTGATCAAGGCGACTCTGCACGAAGCGGAAATGACCCTGTTGATCGCCGTGGCCCTGGTGATTGTGGTGGTGTTCCTGTTTCTCGGGAATTTCCGCGCGTCGCTGATTCCGTCCCTGGCCGTACCGGTGTCGCTGGTCGGCACCTTTGCGGTGATGTACCTGTATGGTTTCTCGCTGAACAACCTGTCGCTGATGGCGCTGATTCTCGCCACCGGTCTGGTGGTGGACGACGCCATCGTGGTGCTGGAGAACATTTCCCGGCACATCGATGAAGGCGTCAAACCGATGCAGGCCGCTTACCTCGGGGCCAAGGAAGTCGGTTTCACCTTGCTGTCGATGAACGTCTCGCTGGTGGCCGTGTTCCTGTCGATTCTGTTCATGGGCGGGATTGTCGAAAGCCTGTTCCGCGAGTTTTCCATCACTCTCGCGGCGGCGATCATCGTCTCGCTGGTGGTCTCCCTGACCTTGACGCCGATGCTCTGCGCACGCTGGCTCAAGCCGCACACGCCGGGGCAGGAAAACCGTCTGCAACGCTGGAGCCAGCGGACCAACGACTGGATGGTCGACAAGTATGCCAGCAGTCTCGACTGGGTGCTGCGCCACCGCCGTTTAACCCTGCTCAGCCTGTTGATCACCGTCGCGGTCAACGTTGCCCTGTACGTGGTGGTGCCGAAAACCTTCATGCCTCAACAGGACACCGGTCAGTTGATCGGCTTCGTGCGCGGCGACGACGGCCTGTCGTTCAGCGTGATGCAGCCGAAAATGGAAATCTTCCGCCGCGCTGTGCTCAAGGACGCTGCGGTAGAAAGCGTCGCCGGCTTCATCGGTGGCAGCAACGGCACCAACAACGCCTTCATGCTGGTGCGCCTGAAGCCGATCAAGGACCGCCAGCTCAACGCACAGAAGGTCATCGAACGCCTGCGCAAGGAGATGCCCAAGGTCCCTGGCGCACAACTGATGCTGATGGCCGACCAGGACCTGCAATTCGGCGGCGGCCGCGAGCAGACCACTTCGCAATACAGCTACATCCTGCAAAGCGGTGATCTGGGCGAGCTGCGCAAGTGGTACCCGAAAGTGGTCACCGCGTTGCGCGCGTTGCCTGAACTGACCGCGATCGATGCCCGTGAAGGGGCGGGGGCGCAGCAAGTCACGCTGATCGTGGATCGCGACCAGGCCAAACGCCTCGGCGTCGACATGGACATGGTCACCGCCGTGCTCAACAACGCCTACAGCCAGCGGCAGATATCAACGATCTACGACAGCCTCAACCAATATCAGGTGGTGATGGAGGTCAATCCGAAATACGCCCAGGACCCGGTGACGCTCAAGCAGGTCCAGGTGATTACCGCCGATGGCGCGCGCGTGCCGCTATCGACCTTCGCCCATTACGAAAACAGCCTCGAAGACGACCGCGTCAGCCACGAAGGCCAGTTCGCCTCCGAGAGCATCGCGTTCGATATGGCCGAAGGCGTGACGGTGGAGCAGGGTAGCGCAGCCATCGAGCGGGCGATCGCCAAAGTCGGTCTGCCGGAAGACGTGATCGCGAAAATGGCTGGTACCGCCGACGCCTTTGCCGCGACGCAAAAAAGCCAGCCGTTCATGATTCTCGGCGCACTGCTGGCGGTGTATCTGGTGCTCGGCGTGTTGTATGAAAGTTACATTCATCCGCTGACGATTCTTTCCACGCTGCCGTCAGCGGGTGTCGGCGCGTTGCTGTCGATCTATGTGTTGGGTAGCGAGTTCAGCCTGATCTCCTTGCTGGGCCTGTTCCTGCTGATCGGCGTGGTGAAGAAAAACGCCATTCTGATGATCGACCTGGCCTTGCAACTTGAACGCCATCAGGGCCTGTCGCCGCTGGAGTCGATCCGCAGCGCCTGCCTGCAACGGCTGCGGCCGATTCTGATGACCACGCTGGCGGCGATTCTCGGCGCCTTGCCGCTGCTGCTCGGCCGTGCCGAAGGTGCGGAAATGCGCCAGCCGCTGGGCCTGACCATCATTGGCGGGCTGGTCTTCAGCCAGATCCTCACGCTTTACACCACCCCGGTGGTTTACCTCTATCTCGACAAGCTGCGCCATCGTTTCAACAAATGGCGTGGCGTGCGTACTGACGCCGCTCTGGAAACTCCGCTATGA
- a CDS encoding MdtB/MuxB family multidrug efflux RND transporter permease subunit, translating into MNISRLFILRPVATTLSMLAIVLAGLIAYRLLPVSALPQVDYPTIRVMTLYPGASPDVMTSAVTAPLERQFGQMPGLTQMASTSSGGASVLTLRFSLDINMDVAEQQVQAAINAATNLLPTDLPAPPVYNKVNPADTPVLTLAITSKTMLLPKLNDLVDTRMAQKIAQISGVGMVSIAGGQRQAVRIKVNPEALAANSLNLSDVRTLISASNVNQPKGNFDGPTRVSMLDANDQLTSPEDYANLILAYKNGAPLRLKDVAEIVDGAENERLAAWANQNQAVLLNIQRQPGANVIEVVDRIKALLPSITDNLPAGLDVTVLTDRTQTIRASVTDVQHELLIAIALVVMVTFLFLRRFSATIIPSVAVPLSLIGTFGVMYLAGFSVNNLTLMALTIATGFVVDDAIVMLENISRFIEEGDSPMQAALKGARQIGFTLISLTLSLIAVLIPLLFMADVVGRLFREFAITLAVAILISLVVSLTLTPMMCARLLKREPQEHEQGRFYRASGAFIDWMIAGYGRMLQWVLKHQPLTLLVAIGTLALTVFLYMVVPKGFFPVQDTGVIQGISEAPQSISFAAMGERQQELARVILEDPAVQSLSSYIGVDGDNATLNSGRLLINLKPHGERDLSASEVIARLQPKLDKLVGIRLFMQPVQDLTIEDRVSRTQYQFSMSSPDAELLSQWSGRLVEALAQRPELTDVASDLQDKGLQVYLVIDRDAASRLGVSVSNITDALYDAFGQRQISTIYTQASQYRVVLQAQAGERIGPQALDQIYVKTTDDAQVRLSSLAHVEERQAQLAITHIGQFPAVMMSFNLAPGVALGHAVDVIEQVQQEIGMPVGVQTQFQGAAEAFQASLSSTLLLILAAVVTMYIVLGVLYESYIHPITILSTLPSAAVGALLALLLSGNDLGMIAIIGIILLIGIVKKNAIMMIDFALDAERTQGMAPEQAIYQAALLRFRPILMTTLAALFGAVPLMLATGSGAELRQPLGLVMVGGLLVSQVLTLFTTPVIYLYFDRLGRRFGKRKVEAEEVSV; encoded by the coding sequence ATGAACATTTCGCGGCTGTTCATCCTCCGACCGGTAGCCACCACCCTGAGCATGCTGGCCATTGTCCTGGCCGGTCTGATCGCTTATCGCCTGTTGCCGGTGTCGGCGCTGCCGCAGGTTGATTACCCGACCATTCGCGTCATGACCCTGTATCCCGGCGCCAGCCCGGATGTAATGACCAGCGCAGTGACGGCGCCGCTCGAGCGCCAGTTCGGGCAGATGCCCGGCCTGACGCAAATGGCTTCGACCAGTTCCGGCGGCGCGTCGGTGCTGACCCTGCGTTTCAGCCTCGACATCAATATGGATGTCGCCGAGCAGCAGGTACAGGCGGCGATCAACGCGGCGACCAATCTGCTGCCGACCGACTTGCCGGCACCGCCGGTGTACAACAAGGTCAACCCCGCTGATACGCCGGTGCTGACACTGGCGATCACCTCGAAAACCATGCTGCTGCCCAAACTCAACGATCTGGTCGATACGCGCATGGCGCAGAAGATTGCCCAGATCAGCGGGGTCGGCATGGTCAGCATTGCCGGCGGCCAGCGTCAGGCGGTGCGGATCAAGGTCAACCCGGAGGCTTTGGCGGCGAACAGCCTGAACCTGTCGGACGTGCGCACCTTGATCAGCGCCTCCAACGTCAACCAGCCGAAAGGCAACTTCGACGGCCCGACGCGCGTCTCGATGCTTGATGCCAACGACCAACTGACCTCGCCCGAGGACTACGCCAACCTGATTCTTGCCTACAAGAACGGCGCGCCGCTGCGGCTCAAGGACGTCGCCGAGATCGTCGATGGCGCCGAGAACGAACGTCTTGCCGCGTGGGCCAACCAGAATCAGGCGGTGTTGCTGAACATTCAACGCCAGCCCGGCGCCAACGTGATCGAGGTGGTCGACCGCATCAAGGCATTGCTGCCAAGCATCACCGACAACCTGCCGGCCGGCCTCGACGTGACGGTGCTCACCGACCGCACCCAGACCATCCGCGCTTCGGTCACCGATGTGCAACACGAACTGCTGATCGCCATCGCTCTGGTGGTGATGGTGACGTTCCTGTTTCTGCGCCGTTTCAGCGCGACGATCATCCCGTCGGTGGCCGTGCCACTGTCTTTGATCGGCACGTTCGGCGTGATGTATCTGGCCGGGTTCTCGGTCAACAACCTGACCCTGATGGCGCTGACCATTGCCACCGGTTTCGTGGTCGACGACGCGATCGTCATGCTCGAAAACATTTCGCGCTTCATCGAGGAGGGCGACAGCCCGATGCAGGCCGCGCTCAAGGGCGCCAGACAGATCGGCTTCACCCTGATTTCCCTGACCCTGTCGCTGATCGCCGTATTGATCCCGCTGTTGTTCATGGCCGACGTGGTCGGGCGCCTGTTCCGCGAATTCGCGATTACCCTGGCGGTGGCGATCCTGATTTCACTGGTGGTGTCGCTGACCCTGACGCCAATGATGTGCGCACGCTTGCTCAAACGTGAACCGCAAGAACACGAGCAGGGCCGTTTCTATCGGGCCAGTGGTGCCTTCATCGACTGGATGATCGCCGGCTACGGGCGCATGTTGCAGTGGGTGCTCAAGCATCAGCCGCTGACCTTGCTGGTGGCCATCGGCACACTGGCGCTGACGGTGTTCCTGTACATGGTCGTGCCCAAGGGCTTCTTCCCGGTCCAGGACACCGGCGTGATCCAGGGGATTTCCGAAGCGCCGCAGTCAATCTCCTTTGCCGCGATGGGCGAGCGCCAGCAGGAACTGGCCCGGGTCATCCTCGAAGACCCCGCGGTGCAAAGCCTGTCGTCATATATCGGTGTTGACGGCGATAACGCCACCCTCAACAGCGGTCGCTTGCTGATCAACCTCAAGCCCCACGGCGAACGTGATCTGAGCGCCAGTGAAGTGATTGCGCGCCTGCAACCCAAGCTCGACAAGCTCGTCGGTATCCGCCTGTTCATGCAGCCCGTGCAGGACCTGACCATCGAAGACCGCGTCAGCCGCACGCAGTACCAGTTCAGCATGTCCTCGCCGGACGCCGAACTGCTCAGCCAATGGAGCGGGCGGCTGGTCGAGGCATTGGCCCAGCGTCCGGAACTGACTGACGTTGCCAGTGACTTGCAGGACAAGGGTTTGCAGGTCTATCTGGTGATCGACCGCGATGCCGCTTCACGCCTGGGCGTTTCGGTGTCGAACATCACCGATGCGTTGTACGACGCTTTTGGCCAGCGGCAGATCTCGACCATTTACACCCAGGCCAGCCAGTACCGCGTGGTGCTGCAGGCCCAGGCCGGCGAACGCATCGGCCCGCAGGCGCTGGACCAGATCTACGTCAAGACCACCGATGACGCGCAGGTGCGGCTGTCGAGTCTGGCCCATGTCGAAGAGCGGCAGGCGCAGTTGGCAATTACCCATATCGGCCAGTTCCCGGCGGTGATGATGTCCTTCAACCTCGCTCCCGGCGTGGCGCTGGGGCACGCGGTCGACGTGATCGAACAGGTGCAGCAGGAGATCGGCATGCCGGTCGGCGTGCAGACCCAGTTCCAGGGTGCGGCCGAAGCCTTCCAGGCGTCGCTGTCGAGCACCTTGCTGCTGATTCTGGCCGCGGTGGTGACCATGTACATCGTGCTCGGCGTGCTGTACGAAAGCTATATCCACCCGATCACGATTCTTTCGACGCTGCCTTCGGCGGCGGTCGGCGCGTTGCTCGCGCTGCTGCTCAGCGGCAACGATCTGGGGATGATCGCGATCATCGGCATCATTCTGCTGATCGGTATCGTGAAAAAGAACGCGATCATGATGATCGACTTCGCCCTCGATGCCGAGCGCACCCAGGGCATGGCCCCGGAACAGGCGATCTATCAGGCAGCGCTGCTGCGCTTCCGGCCGATCCTGATGACCACGCTGGCGGCATTGTTTGGCGCGGTTCCGTTGATGCTTGCGACCGGTTCCGGCGCCGAGCTGCGTCAACCGCTGGGTCTGGTGATGGTTGGCGGATTGCTGGTAAGCCAGGTGCTGACGCTGTTCACCACACCGGTGATCTACCTGTACTTCGACCGGCTCGGCCGACGCTTTGGCAAGCGCAAGGTTGAAGCTGAAGAGGTCTCGGTATGA
- a CDS encoding PAAR domain-containing protein, translated as MDTLFSQQDRLISASRDIQWRETMAGKPVARLGDPGSHGGNITTGSSPIFVNSTPVALVGDIYSCPVHGSNPITTGAPHVFGLGKDVAHVGSQTACGATITAGSPDTFVGDSGSAPTSFFSEFLREKTFVEFQLLSERDEPVANEAYELTLPDGTLMTGVLDGNGFVHVANIPRGSCSIKFPKLEDTEHL; from the coding sequence ATGGATACCCTGTTTTCACAACAAGATCGGTTAATATCCGCAAGTCGTGATATTCAATGGAGAGAAACGATGGCAGGAAAGCCAGTCGCAAGGCTCGGAGATCCGGGGAGTCACGGTGGAAATATCACCACTGGATCAAGCCCTATCTTTGTTAACTCTACTCCCGTAGCTTTGGTAGGAGATATCTATTCCTGCCCAGTTCACGGTAGCAATCCCATAACAACGGGCGCTCCCCATGTTTTTGGGTTGGGAAAAGACGTTGCCCATGTTGGTTCCCAAACGGCATGTGGAGCGACGATTACTGCTGGATCACCCGACACCTTCGTCGGTGATTCTGGTAGTGCTCCCACCAGCTTCTTCTCGGAGTTTCTGAGAGAAAAGACTTTTGTCGAGTTTCAGTTACTTAGCGAAAGAGATGAACCTGTCGCTAACGAGGCGTATGAATTGACGCTTCCCGATGGAACCTTGATGACTGGCGTCCTCGATGGAAATGGTTTTGTGCATGTTGCAAATATTCCCAGGGGGAGTTGCAGCATAAAATTTCCGAAACTTGAAGATACGGAACATCTTTAA